From Pan troglodytes isolate AG18354 chromosome 11, NHGRI_mPanTro3-v2.0_pri, whole genome shotgun sequence, the proteins below share one genomic window:
- the SNAPC4 gene encoding snRNA-activating protein complex subunit 4 isoform X1: protein MDVDAEREKITQEIKELERILDPSSSGSHVEISESSLESDSEADSPPSEDLDPADPPISEEERWGEASNDEDDPKDKTLPEDPETCLQLNMVYQEVIQEKLAEANLLLAQNREQQEELMRDLAGSKGTKVKDGKSLPPSTYMGHFMKPYFKDKVTGVGPPANEDTREKAAQGIKAFEELLVTKWKNWEKALLRKSVVSDRLQRLLQPKLLKLEYLHQKQSKVSSELERQALEKQGREAEKEIQDINQLPEEALLGNRLDSHDWEKISNINFEGSRSAEEIRKFWQNSEHPSINKQEWSREEEERLQAIAAAHGHLEWQKIAEELGTSRSAFQCLQKFQQHNKALKRKEWTEEEDRMLTQLVQEMRVGSHIPYRRIVYYMEGRDSMQLIYRWTKSLDPGLKKGYWAPEEDAKLLQAVAKYGEQDWFKIREEVPGRSDAQCRDRYLRRLHFSLKKGRWNLKEEEQLIELIEKYGVGHWAKIASELPHRSGSQCLSKWKIMMGKKQGLRRRRRRARHSVRWSSSSSSSSGSGSSGGGSSSSSSSSEEDEPEPEQAQAGEGDRALLSPQYMVPDMDLWVPARQSTSQPWRGGAGAWLGGPAASLSPPKGSSASQGGSKEASTTAAAPGEETSPVQVPARAHGPVPRAAQASHSADTRLAGAEKQALEGGRRLLTVPVETVLRVLRANTAARSCTQKEQLRQPPLPTSSPGVSSGDSVARSHVQWLRHRATQSGQRRWRHALHRRLLNRRLLLAVTPWVGDVVVPCTQASQRPAIVQTHADGLREQLQQARLASTPVFTLFTQLFQIDTAGCLEVVRERKALPPRLPQAGARDPPVHLLQASSSAQSTPGHLFPNVPAQEASKSASHKGSRRLASSRVERTLPQASPLAPTGPRPKPKTVSELLQEKRLQEARAREATRGPVVLPSQLLVSSPVILQPPLPHTPHGRPAPGPTVLNVPLSGPGAPAAAKPGTSGSWQEAGTSAKDKRLSTMQALPLAPAFTEAEGTAPAASQAPALGPGQISVSCPESGLGQSQAPAASRKQGLPEAPPFLPAAPSPTLLPVQPLSLTHIGGPHVATSIPLPVTWVLTAQGLLPVPVPAVVSLPRPAGTPGPAGLLATLLPPLTEAQAAQGPRAPALSSSWQPPANMNREPEPSCRTDTPAPPTHVLSQSPAEVAGSVAFVPGEAQVAREIPEPRMSSHADPPEAEPPWSGRLPAFGGVIPASEPRGTPGSPSGTQEPRGPLGLEKPPLPQPGPEKGVLNLEKPPLPQPGPEKGALDLEKPPLPQPGPEKGALDLGLLSQEGEAATQQWLGGQRGVRVPLLGSRLPYQPPALCSLRALSGLLLHKKALEHKATSLVVGGEAERPAGALQASLGLVRGQLQDNPAYLLLRARFLAAFTLPALLATLAPHGVRTTLSVPSRVGSESEDEDLSELELADRDGQPGCATATCPIQGAPDSGKCCASSCLDASNDPDDLDVLRTRHARHTRKRRRLV, encoded by the exons GCTGGCCCAGAACCGGGAGCAGCAG GAGGAACTCATGAGGGATCTGGCTGGGTCCAAAGGCACCAAGGTGAAAGACGGCAAAAGCCTGCCCCCAAGCACATACATGGGGCACTTCATGAAGCCGTATTTCAAGGACAAGGTCACGGGCGTG GGGCCACCTGCCAACGAGGACACACGAGAGAAGGCTGCCCAGGGGATCAAGGCTTTCGAGGAGCTCCTCGTGACCAAAT GGAAAAACTGGGAAAAGGCCTTGCTCCGAAAGTCAGTGGTGAGTGACCGCCTGCAGCGATTGCTTCAGCCCAAGTTACTGAA GCTCGAGTACTTGCACCAGAAGCAGAGCAAAGTCTCCAGTGAGCTGGAGAGGCAGGCCCTGGAGAAGCAGGGCAGGGAAGCCGAGAAGGAGATCCAGGACATCAA CCAGCTTCCAGAAGAGGCCTTGCTGGGAAACAGGCTGGACAGCCACGACTGGGAGAAGATTTCCAATATTAAC TTTGAAGGCAGCCGCAGTGCAGAGGAGATCCGGAAGTTCTGGCAGAACTCGGAGCACCCCAGCATCAACAAGCAGGagtggagcagggaggaggaggagcggcTGCAGGCGATCGCGGCTGCACACGGCCACCTGGAGTGGCAGAAGATTGCAGAGGAGCTGGGG ACCAGCCGCAGCGCCTTCCAGTGCCTGCAGAAATTCCAGCAGCACAACAAAGCTCTGAAACGCAAGGAGTGGACAGAGGAGGAGGACCGCATGCTCACGCAGCTGGTGCAGGAGATGCGCGTCGGCAGCCACATCCCCTACCGCAGAA TTGTCTACTATATGGAAGGGAGAGACTCCATGCAGCTGATCTACCGATGGACCAAGAGCTTGGATCCTGGTCTGAAGAAGGGTTACTGGGCCCCGGAGGAAGATGCT AAGTTGCTTCAAGCTGTTGCCAAATACGGGGAGCAGGATTGGTTTAAAATCCGGGAAGAGGTGCCAGGTAGGAGCGATGCCCAGTGCCGAGATCG GTATCTCAGGAGACTACATTTCAGCTTGAAAAAGGGTCGGTGGAATTTAAAAGAAGAGGAACAGTTAAttgaattaatagaaaaatatggtGTTG GTCACTGGGCAAAAATAGCTTCTGAGCTGCCCCATCGGTCTGGCTCCCAGTGTCTGAGCAAGTGGAAGATCATGATGGGG AAGAAGCAGGGTCTCCGGAGGCGGCGGCGGAGGGCCCGTCACAGCGTCCGATGGAGctctagcagcagcagcagcagcggcagtgGCAGCAGCGGagggggcagcagcagcagcagcagcagcagcgaggAGGACGAGCCAGAGCCAGAGCAGGCACAGGCCGGGGAGGGTGACAGAGCGCTGCTGTCCCCACAGTACATGGTCCCGGACATGGATCTGTGGGTTCCTGCCAGGCAGAGCACCAGCCAGCCATGGAGAGGAGGGGCAGGGGCCTGGCTGGGAGGCCCCGCTGCCTCCCTCAGCCCTCCCAAGGGGTCCAGTGCCAGCCAGGGCGGCAGCAAGGAAGCTTCCACCACAGCCGCGGCTCCTGGAGAGGAGACGAGTCCGGTGCAGGTCCCTGCCAGGGCCCATGGCCCTGTCCCGAGGGCTGCACAGGCCTCCCACTCAGCAGACACTCGCCTGGCAGGCGCAGAGAAGCAGGCCCTGGAG GGTGGGAGGCGTCTGCTGACAGTGCCTGTGGAGACCGTGCTGAGGGTGCTCAGGGCCAACACGGCTGCTCGGAGCTGCACACAG AAAGAGCAGCTGAGGCAGCCACCCCTGCCCACCTCATCCCCAGGGGTCAGCTCTGGTGACAGCGTGGCCCGATCCCATGTGCAGTGGCTACGGCACAGAGCCACCCAGAGTGGGCAGCGGCGCTGGAGACACGCTCTGCACCGGAGGCTCCTGAACCGCAGGCTGCTGCTGGCTGTGACCCCTTGGGTAGGGGACGTTGTTGTGCCCTGCACACAGGCTTCCCAGAGACCCGCCATAGTGCAGACTCACG CGGATGGCCTCAGGGAGCAGCTGCAGCAGGCCCGCCTGGCCAGCACCCCTGTGTTTACCCTGTTTACCCAG CTGTTCCAGATCGATACTGCCGGCTGCTTGGAGGTCGTCCGAGAGAGGAAggccctgccacccaggctgcccCAGGCTGGTGCTCGGGACCCACCAGTGCATCTTCTGCAG GCATCCTCAAGTGCCCAGAGCACCCCAG GCCACCTCTTCCCAAACGTGCCGGCTCAAGAAGCCTCAAAGAGTGCCAGCCACAAAGGGAGCCGAAGACTGGCGTCCAGCCGGGTGGAGCGCACCCTACCCCAGGCGTCCCCGCTGGCTCCAACCGGCCCCCGGCCCAAGCCCAAGACTGTGTCGGAGCTGCTTCAGGAGAAGCGGCTTCAGGAGGCCCGTGCCAGGGAGGCCACCCGGGGCCCGGTGGTGCTCCCGTCCCAGCTGCTGGTCTCCTCGCctgtgatcctccagcctcctctaccacacaccccacacggcCGCCCAGCCCCGGGTCCCACTGTCTTAAATGTACCGCTCTCTGGGCCTGGGGCCCCCGCAGCAGCCAAACCTGGCACTTCTGGCTCCTGGCAGGAGGCTGGGACTTCAGCCAAGGACAAGAGACTCTCCACCATGCAAGCCCTGCCCCTCGCTCCTGCCTTCACAGAGGCCGAGGGCACAGCCCCTGCTGCTTCCCAagcccctgccctgggccccGGCCAGATCTCTGTGAGCTGCCCAGAGAGTGGTCTCGGACAGTCTCAGGCCCCCGCTGCATCCCGGAAGCAGGGCCTGCCTGAGGCGCCACCCTTTCTCCCcgcagcccccagccccaccctacTGCCCGTCCAGCCCCTCAGCCTGACGCACATAGGAGGGCCACATGTGGCGACCAGTATCCCcctgcctgtcacctgggtgctcacAGCCCAGGGGCTTCTCCCTGTTCCTGTGCCAGCTGTGGTGAGCCTGCCCAGGCCAGCAGGGACCCCTGGCCCCGCAGGGCTGCTGGCCACTCTGCTGCCTCCCCTGACCGAGGCTCAGGCAGCCCAGGGCCCCAGGGCCCCAGCGTTGAGCAGCTCTTGGCAGCCCCCAGCCAATATGAACAGGGAACCGGAGCCTTCCTGCAGGACAgacaccccagcccctcccacgcACGTCCTCTCCCAAAGTCCTGCAGAAGTGGCTGGCAGTGTGGCCTTTGTCCCTGGAGAGGCCCAGGTGGCCAGGGAGAtacctgagcccaggatgtcCTCCCACGCTGACCCTCCTGAAGCAGAACCCCCTTGGTCCGGGAGGCTGCCAGCCTTTGGTGGTGTCATCCCAGCAAGTGAGCCAAGGGGGACGCCGGGGTCCCCCTCAGGGACACAGGAGCCCAGGGGGCCTCTGGGCCTGGAGAAGccgcccctgccccagcctgggcCTGAGAAGGGGGTCCTGAACCTGGAGAAGccgcccctgccccagcctgggcCTGAGAAGGGGGCCCTGGACCTGGAGAAGccgcccctgccccagcctgggcCTGAGAAGGGGGCCCTGGACCTGGGCCTGCTGTCCCAGGAGGGCGAGGCGGCCACACAGCAGTGGCTGGGGGGCCAGCGGGGGGTGCGTGTGCCTCTTCTGGGAAGCAGACTGCCTTACCAGCCCCCGGCCCTGTGCAGCCTGCGAGCTCTGTCCGGTCTCCTGCTCCACAAGAAGGCCCTGGAGCACAAGGCCACCTCCCTGGTGGTGGGGGGCGAGGCTGAGCGGCCGGCCGGAGCACTGCAAGCCTCACTGGGGCTGGTGCGGGGGCAGCTCCAGGACAACCCGGCCTACCTCCTGTTGCGGGCGCGGTTCCTGGCAGCCTTCACCCTCCCTGCGCTCCTGGCCACCCTGGCCCCCCACGGCGTCCGCACCACCCTCTCAGTACCTTCGAGGGTGGGCTCTGAGAGTGAGGATGAAGACCTGAGCGAGCTGGAACTCGCAGACAGGGACGGGCAGCCGGGCTGCGCGACAGCCACATGCCCCATTCAG GGAGCCCCAGACTCTGGTAAATGCTGTGCCTCCTCCTGCCTGGATGCTTCTAATGACCCTGACGACCTGGACGTGCTCAGAACCCGGCATGCCAGGCACACCCGGAAGCGGAGGCGGCTAGTGTGA
- the SNAPC4 gene encoding snRNA-activating protein complex subunit 4 isoform X2 gives MDVDAEREKITQEIKELERILDPSSSGSHVEISESSLESDSEADSPPSEDLDPADPPISEEERWGEASNDEDDPKDKTLPEDPETCLQLNMVYQEVIQEKLAEANLLLAQNREQQEELMRDLAGSKGTKVKDGKSLPPSTYMGHFMKPYFKDKVTGVGPPANEDTREKAAQGIKAFEELLVTKWKNWEKALLRKSVVSDRLQRLLQPKLLKLEYLHQKQSKVSSELERQALEKQGREAEKEIQDINQLPEEALLGNRLDSHDWEKISNINFEGSRSAEEIRKFWQNSEHPSINKQEWSREEEERLQAIAAAHGHLEWQKIAEELGTSRSAFQCLQKFQQHNKALKRKEWTEEEDRMLTQLVQEMRVGSHIPYRRIVYYMEGRDSMQLIYRWTKSLDPGLKKGYWAPEEDAKLLQAVAKYGEQDWFKIREEVPGRSDAQCRDRYLRRLHFSLKKGRWNLKEEEQLIELIEKYGVGHWAKIASELPHRSGSQCLSKWKIMMGKKQGLRRRRRRARHSVRWSSSSSSSSGSGSSGGGSSSSSSSSEEDEPEPEQAQAGEGDRALLSPQYMVPDMDLWVPARQSTSQPWRGGAGAWLGGPAASLSPPKGSSASQGGSKEASTTAAAPGEETSPVQVPARAHGPVPRAAQASHSADTRLAGAEKQALEGGRRLLTVPVETVLRVLRANTAARSCTQWLRHRATQSGQRRWRHALHRRLLNRRLLLAVTPWVGDVVVPCTQASQRPAIVQTHADGLREQLQQARLASTPVFTLFTQLFQIDTAGCLEVVRERKALPPRLPQAGARDPPVHLLQASSSAQSTPGHLFPNVPAQEASKSASHKGSRRLASSRVERTLPQASPLAPTGPRPKPKTVSELLQEKRLQEARAREATRGPVVLPSQLLVSSPVILQPPLPHTPHGRPAPGPTVLNVPLSGPGAPAAAKPGTSGSWQEAGTSAKDKRLSTMQALPLAPAFTEAEGTAPAASQAPALGPGQISVSCPESGLGQSQAPAASRKQGLPEAPPFLPAAPSPTLLPVQPLSLTHIGGPHVATSIPLPVTWVLTAQGLLPVPVPAVVSLPRPAGTPGPAGLLATLLPPLTEAQAAQGPRAPALSSSWQPPANMNREPEPSCRTDTPAPPTHVLSQSPAEVAGSVAFVPGEAQVAREIPEPRMSSHADPPEAEPPWSGRLPAFGGVIPASEPRGTPGSPSGTQEPRGPLGLEKPPLPQPGPEKGVLNLEKPPLPQPGPEKGALDLEKPPLPQPGPEKGALDLGLLSQEGEAATQQWLGGQRGVRVPLLGSRLPYQPPALCSLRALSGLLLHKKALEHKATSLVVGGEAERPAGALQASLGLVRGQLQDNPAYLLLRARFLAAFTLPALLATLAPHGVRTTLSVPSRVGSESEDEDLSELELADRDGQPGCATATCPIQGAPDSGKCCASSCLDASNDPDDLDVLRTRHARHTRKRRRLV, from the exons GCTGGCCCAGAACCGGGAGCAGCAG GAGGAACTCATGAGGGATCTGGCTGGGTCCAAAGGCACCAAGGTGAAAGACGGCAAAAGCCTGCCCCCAAGCACATACATGGGGCACTTCATGAAGCCGTATTTCAAGGACAAGGTCACGGGCGTG GGGCCACCTGCCAACGAGGACACACGAGAGAAGGCTGCCCAGGGGATCAAGGCTTTCGAGGAGCTCCTCGTGACCAAAT GGAAAAACTGGGAAAAGGCCTTGCTCCGAAAGTCAGTGGTGAGTGACCGCCTGCAGCGATTGCTTCAGCCCAAGTTACTGAA GCTCGAGTACTTGCACCAGAAGCAGAGCAAAGTCTCCAGTGAGCTGGAGAGGCAGGCCCTGGAGAAGCAGGGCAGGGAAGCCGAGAAGGAGATCCAGGACATCAA CCAGCTTCCAGAAGAGGCCTTGCTGGGAAACAGGCTGGACAGCCACGACTGGGAGAAGATTTCCAATATTAAC TTTGAAGGCAGCCGCAGTGCAGAGGAGATCCGGAAGTTCTGGCAGAACTCGGAGCACCCCAGCATCAACAAGCAGGagtggagcagggaggaggaggagcggcTGCAGGCGATCGCGGCTGCACACGGCCACCTGGAGTGGCAGAAGATTGCAGAGGAGCTGGGG ACCAGCCGCAGCGCCTTCCAGTGCCTGCAGAAATTCCAGCAGCACAACAAAGCTCTGAAACGCAAGGAGTGGACAGAGGAGGAGGACCGCATGCTCACGCAGCTGGTGCAGGAGATGCGCGTCGGCAGCCACATCCCCTACCGCAGAA TTGTCTACTATATGGAAGGGAGAGACTCCATGCAGCTGATCTACCGATGGACCAAGAGCTTGGATCCTGGTCTGAAGAAGGGTTACTGGGCCCCGGAGGAAGATGCT AAGTTGCTTCAAGCTGTTGCCAAATACGGGGAGCAGGATTGGTTTAAAATCCGGGAAGAGGTGCCAGGTAGGAGCGATGCCCAGTGCCGAGATCG GTATCTCAGGAGACTACATTTCAGCTTGAAAAAGGGTCGGTGGAATTTAAAAGAAGAGGAACAGTTAAttgaattaatagaaaaatatggtGTTG GTCACTGGGCAAAAATAGCTTCTGAGCTGCCCCATCGGTCTGGCTCCCAGTGTCTGAGCAAGTGGAAGATCATGATGGGG AAGAAGCAGGGTCTCCGGAGGCGGCGGCGGAGGGCCCGTCACAGCGTCCGATGGAGctctagcagcagcagcagcagcggcagtgGCAGCAGCGGagggggcagcagcagcagcagcagcagcagcgaggAGGACGAGCCAGAGCCAGAGCAGGCACAGGCCGGGGAGGGTGACAGAGCGCTGCTGTCCCCACAGTACATGGTCCCGGACATGGATCTGTGGGTTCCTGCCAGGCAGAGCACCAGCCAGCCATGGAGAGGAGGGGCAGGGGCCTGGCTGGGAGGCCCCGCTGCCTCCCTCAGCCCTCCCAAGGGGTCCAGTGCCAGCCAGGGCGGCAGCAAGGAAGCTTCCACCACAGCCGCGGCTCCTGGAGAGGAGACGAGTCCGGTGCAGGTCCCTGCCAGGGCCCATGGCCCTGTCCCGAGGGCTGCACAGGCCTCCCACTCAGCAGACACTCGCCTGGCAGGCGCAGAGAAGCAGGCCCTGGAG GGTGGGAGGCGTCTGCTGACAGTGCCTGTGGAGACCGTGCTGAGGGTGCTCAGGGCCAACACGGCTGCTCGGAGCTGCACACAG TGGCTACGGCACAGAGCCACCCAGAGTGGGCAGCGGCGCTGGAGACACGCTCTGCACCGGAGGCTCCTGAACCGCAGGCTGCTGCTGGCTGTGACCCCTTGGGTAGGGGACGTTGTTGTGCCCTGCACACAGGCTTCCCAGAGACCCGCCATAGTGCAGACTCACG CGGATGGCCTCAGGGAGCAGCTGCAGCAGGCCCGCCTGGCCAGCACCCCTGTGTTTACCCTGTTTACCCAG CTGTTCCAGATCGATACTGCCGGCTGCTTGGAGGTCGTCCGAGAGAGGAAggccctgccacccaggctgcccCAGGCTGGTGCTCGGGACCCACCAGTGCATCTTCTGCAG GCATCCTCAAGTGCCCAGAGCACCCCAG GCCACCTCTTCCCAAACGTGCCGGCTCAAGAAGCCTCAAAGAGTGCCAGCCACAAAGGGAGCCGAAGACTGGCGTCCAGCCGGGTGGAGCGCACCCTACCCCAGGCGTCCCCGCTGGCTCCAACCGGCCCCCGGCCCAAGCCCAAGACTGTGTCGGAGCTGCTTCAGGAGAAGCGGCTTCAGGAGGCCCGTGCCAGGGAGGCCACCCGGGGCCCGGTGGTGCTCCCGTCCCAGCTGCTGGTCTCCTCGCctgtgatcctccagcctcctctaccacacaccccacacggcCGCCCAGCCCCGGGTCCCACTGTCTTAAATGTACCGCTCTCTGGGCCTGGGGCCCCCGCAGCAGCCAAACCTGGCACTTCTGGCTCCTGGCAGGAGGCTGGGACTTCAGCCAAGGACAAGAGACTCTCCACCATGCAAGCCCTGCCCCTCGCTCCTGCCTTCACAGAGGCCGAGGGCACAGCCCCTGCTGCTTCCCAagcccctgccctgggccccGGCCAGATCTCTGTGAGCTGCCCAGAGAGTGGTCTCGGACAGTCTCAGGCCCCCGCTGCATCCCGGAAGCAGGGCCTGCCTGAGGCGCCACCCTTTCTCCCcgcagcccccagccccaccctacTGCCCGTCCAGCCCCTCAGCCTGACGCACATAGGAGGGCCACATGTGGCGACCAGTATCCCcctgcctgtcacctgggtgctcacAGCCCAGGGGCTTCTCCCTGTTCCTGTGCCAGCTGTGGTGAGCCTGCCCAGGCCAGCAGGGACCCCTGGCCCCGCAGGGCTGCTGGCCACTCTGCTGCCTCCCCTGACCGAGGCTCAGGCAGCCCAGGGCCCCAGGGCCCCAGCGTTGAGCAGCTCTTGGCAGCCCCCAGCCAATATGAACAGGGAACCGGAGCCTTCCTGCAGGACAgacaccccagcccctcccacgcACGTCCTCTCCCAAAGTCCTGCAGAAGTGGCTGGCAGTGTGGCCTTTGTCCCTGGAGAGGCCCAGGTGGCCAGGGAGAtacctgagcccaggatgtcCTCCCACGCTGACCCTCCTGAAGCAGAACCCCCTTGGTCCGGGAGGCTGCCAGCCTTTGGTGGTGTCATCCCAGCAAGTGAGCCAAGGGGGACGCCGGGGTCCCCCTCAGGGACACAGGAGCCCAGGGGGCCTCTGGGCCTGGAGAAGccgcccctgccccagcctgggcCTGAGAAGGGGGTCCTGAACCTGGAGAAGccgcccctgccccagcctgggcCTGAGAAGGGGGCCCTGGACCTGGAGAAGccgcccctgccccagcctgggcCTGAGAAGGGGGCCCTGGACCTGGGCCTGCTGTCCCAGGAGGGCGAGGCGGCCACACAGCAGTGGCTGGGGGGCCAGCGGGGGGTGCGTGTGCCTCTTCTGGGAAGCAGACTGCCTTACCAGCCCCCGGCCCTGTGCAGCCTGCGAGCTCTGTCCGGTCTCCTGCTCCACAAGAAGGCCCTGGAGCACAAGGCCACCTCCCTGGTGGTGGGGGGCGAGGCTGAGCGGCCGGCCGGAGCACTGCAAGCCTCACTGGGGCTGGTGCGGGGGCAGCTCCAGGACAACCCGGCCTACCTCCTGTTGCGGGCGCGGTTCCTGGCAGCCTTCACCCTCCCTGCGCTCCTGGCCACCCTGGCCCCCCACGGCGTCCGCACCACCCTCTCAGTACCTTCGAGGGTGGGCTCTGAGAGTGAGGATGAAGACCTGAGCGAGCTGGAACTCGCAGACAGGGACGGGCAGCCGGGCTGCGCGACAGCCACATGCCCCATTCAG GGAGCCCCAGACTCTGGTAAATGCTGTGCCTCCTCCTGCCTGGATGCTTCTAATGACCCTGACGACCTGGACGTGCTCAGAACCCGGCATGCCAGGCACACCCGGAAGCGGAGGCGGCTAGTGTGA